From Bombyx mori chromosome 26, ASM3026992v2, one genomic window encodes:
- the LOC119628368 gene encoding piggyBac transposable element-derived protein 4 isoform X2: MPDAPEPQRGRGKGKGKGKGRGSEDSRMWRPCPLLPGVPTVPPPRVRQSWELQQQRPIDITAEQEGEDDDIESYFLPDITEDEEMRPPLLEDEEAVPSAGTPPQAKKRKIQFSPSMGIIQATALPQNIVPAEIELLGFTPSSTGTRTALDSGRSNYSMDIDIDMERDFIEPGEGSEVDEGDSANMVGMIDNSLKPRRIDDFPMDLDSIAEHEVVEVIQELDNAADEVLRNVVGPETDLLHFDWRGEPENFESVREAFTVPSTGPTFDNADLIPLDVFFKIWDADIIAYIVRETNRYGAQLIRSTIPSKPNSRLSRWKDVTSDEILRFLAVLMLQSLVIDYVEREYWYAVIEELQIGNFKEIMTYNRFIVIKRCLHFIDNATLPVPPTKLDKIIPIIEHLNKKFKSLYVLEQNIAIDESLLLWKGRLSFAQKIATKRARVGIKSYELCESRTGYLWQMEVYTGKGHAHVVQDGEPEERGQESDEPESATAQIVLNLTRPLFDKGHTLIMDNFYNAPLLSRILKVQHKTDSMGTLRLNREFVPEALKKKTKKNMKEGEVAFSTTKDLSVVVWMDKNIVAMISSFHHIEVGGIEKYGYYRYKPQVVLDYNFSMGGIDHKDQMLSAYPIERSRNIIWYKKLFRRLLNVSMHNALVMFNHNRTHALRHREFRLQLAKQLLQSSRSAAPSRSLAPAARPEPAACIRDMHLPGKNTKKQRCKLCYSAKVQRSTVWRCTTCNVNLCIVGCYTVYHINLAQTPAV; the protein is encoded by the exons ATGCCAGATGCTCCAGAACCACA aagaggaagaggaaagggaaagGGGAAGGGCAAAGGAAGGGGCAGTGAAGACTCGCGGATGTGGAGGCCATGCCCACTTTTACCTGGGGTACCAACTGTCCCTCCTCCACGTGTACGTCAGTCGTGGGAATTGCAACAGCAACGCCCGATTG ATATCACCGCGGAGCAGGAGGGTGAGGATGATGACATCGAAAGCTATTTTCTTCCAGATATCACCGAGGATGAGGAGATGCGTCCTCCCCTCCTCGAGGATGAGGAGGCCGTTCCTTCTGCAGGGACCCCACCTCAAGCGAA GAAACGCAAGATCCAATTTTCGCCCTCGATGGGGATCATCCAGGCTACTGCATTGCCTCAAAATATCGTGCCAGCAGAGATAGAACTCCTGGGGTTTACACCTT CTTCTACCGGTACTCGAACAGCGCTTGACTCTGGAAGAAGTAATTACAGTATGG ATATCGATATAGATATGGAGCGTGACTTCATAGAGCCTGGCGAAGGCAGCGAAGTAGATGAAGGTGATTCGGCGAATATGGTCGGTATGATCGATAATTCTTTGAAACCAAGACGAATCGATGATTTTCCGATGGACTTAGACAGTATTGCTGAACATGAGGTAGTTGAGGTGATACAGGAGCTGGACAATGCTGCCGACGAAGTCCTTCGGAACGTGGTAGGACCGGAAACCGATCTGCTTCATTTTGACTGGCGAGGCGAGCCGGAAAATTTTGAGTCTGTCAGGGAAGCATTTACTGTGCCATCTACTGGACCAACGTTTGATAACGCCGATTTAATTCCCTTAGATGTTTTTTTCAAGATTTGGGATGCAGATATTATTGCTTACATCGTGCGCGAAACCAACCGCTACGGTGCTCAGCTAATAAGGTCGACCATTCCATCCAAGCCAAATTCTAGATTAAGCCGTTGGAAAGACGTCACCAGTGACGAAATCCTACGGTTTTTAGcagttttaatgttacagtcaCTAGTTATAGATTATGTGGAGCGCGAATATTGGTATGCCGTGATTGAAGAACTCCAAATAggcaattttaaagaaataatgacTTATAACCGTTTCATCGTCATCAAACGTTGTCTCCATTTTATAGACAATGCCACTTTGCCCGTGCCGCCTACCAAACTCGATAAAATCATCCCCATCATAGAGCacctaaacaaaaaatttaagtcTTTATACGTACTAGAACAAAATATAGCAATTGACGAGTCACTCCTTCTTTGGAAGGGGCGCCTCTCATTTGCGCAAAAAATTGCTACAAAAAGAGCTCGAGTAGGTATAAAGTCTTACGAGTTATGTGAATCCAGGACTGGATATTTATGGCAGATGGAGGTCTACACGGGCAAAGGGCACGCACATGTGGTACAAGACGGGGAGCCGGAAGAGCGCGGGCAAGAGTCTGACGAGCCGGAGAGTGCCACGGCCCAGATTGTGCTGAACTTAACGAGACCACTTTTTGATAAAGGCCATACATTAATAATGGACAATTTTTATAATGCGCCACTTTTGTCTCGGATCCTAAAAGTTCAGCACAAGACTGATTCGATGGGTACTCTACGACTTAACAGAGAGTTTGTCCCCGaagctcttaaaaaaaaaacaaaaaaaaacatgaaggaGGGCGAGGTGGCATTCAGCACAACCAAAGACCTCAGTGTGGTTGTGTGGATGGACAAAAATATTGTGGCAATGATTTCTTCTTTCCATCACATAGAAGTCGGCGGCATTGAAAAATACGGTTATTACCGGTACAAACCGCAAGTTGTTCTTGATTATAATTTCTCAATGGGCGGCATCGACCACAAAGATCAAATGCTGTCTGCCTATCCCATTGAGAGATCACGTAACATAATCTGGTACAAAAAATTATTTCGCCGACTTTTAAATGTATCGATGCATAATGCTCTCGTGATGTTCAACCACAACCGCACTCACGCCCTTCGTCACCGTGAATTCCGCCTGCAGTTGGCAAAGCAACTGCTGCAAAGCAGCAGATCAGCAGCACCTTCCCGGTCTTTAGCACCGGCAGCACGACCAGAACCAGCGGCATGCATACGGGACATGCACTTGCCaggaaaaaatacaaaaaaacagcGCTGCAAGCTCTGCTACTCTGCCAAAGTGCAGCGCTCGACGGTGTGGCGGTGTACCACCTGCAATGTCAATCTGTGTATCGTAGGATGCTACACCGTATACCATATCAATCTAGCGCAAACGCCCGCCGTTTAG
- the LOC733003 gene encoding thioredoxin peroxidase produces MSFIVKQLSRSVLSPAFKVAKRINFSTTSTTRAPKVQKPAPDFSATAVVNGEFNQLKLSDFTGKYVVLFFYPLDFTFVCPTELIAFSDKAKDFAGIDCQVIGVSTDSEFSHLAWINTPRKDGGLGKMEIPLLADYKKQISKDYDVLLDDGFALRGLFIIDRNGTLRHMSVNDLPVGRSVDETLRLVKAFQFADKHGEVCPAGWNPDTNADTIKPNPKDSKEYFQKAN; encoded by the exons ATGTCGTTCATTGTGAAGCAACTAAGTCGAAGT gTACTGTCGCCGGCTTTCAAAGTAGCAAAAAGGATTAATTTTTCTACGA CCAGCACTACAAGAGCTCCTAAAGTTCAGAAGCCTGCTCCAGACTTCAGTGCGACAGCAGTTGTCAATGGAGAGTTCAATCAACTTAAACTTTCAGATTTCACGGGAAAATACGTAGTTCTGTTCTTCTATCCATTGGATTT CACATTTGTATGTCCGACAGAGCTCATAGCGTTCAGTGATAAAGCTAAAGACTTTGCTGGAATCGATTGTCAGGTGATTGGAGTGTCCACAGACTCTGAGTTCAGTCATCTCGCATGGATCAACACTCCTAGGAAG GACGGTGGATTGGGAAAAATGGAAATTCCTCTGCTTGCTGATTACAAAAAACAGATTTCAAAAGATTATGATGTATTACTTGATGATGGGTTTGCATTAAGAG GTTTGTTCATAATCGACCGTAATGGCACCCTGCGTCACATGTCGGTGAACGATCTGCCCGTGGGCCGCTCCGTGGACGAGACGCTCCGCCTGGTCAAGGCCTTCCAGTTCGCCGACAAGCACGGAGAGG TGTGCCCGGCCGGCTGGAACCCGGACACCAACGCCGACACCATCAAGCCGAACCCCAAGGACAGTAAAGAATACTTTCAAAAAGCTAATTAA
- the LOC119628368 gene encoding piggyBac transposable element-derived protein 4 isoform X1: MRPRRGLGAARGRGAARGGGQRGVRGGRGGRRPRCARSLPFSHLGDENVEVETSPGPSGIPQRPSLTEQLKVAKVARLLDKKHENLLSADQKKELARLRDGKQVGNFKMPDAPEPQRGRGKGKGKGKGRGSEDSRMWRPCPLLPGVPTVPPPRVRQSWELQQQRPIDITAEQEGEDDDIESYFLPDITEDEEMRPPLLEDEEAVPSAGTPPQAKKRKIQFSPSMGIIQATALPQNIVPAEIELLGFTPSSTGTRTALDSGRSNYSMDIDIDMERDFIEPGEGSEVDEGDSANMVGMIDNSLKPRRIDDFPMDLDSIAEHEVVEVIQELDNAADEVLRNVVGPETDLLHFDWRGEPENFESVREAFTVPSTGPTFDNADLIPLDVFFKIWDADIIAYIVRETNRYGAQLIRSTIPSKPNSRLSRWKDVTSDEILRFLAVLMLQSLVIDYVEREYWYAVIEELQIGNFKEIMTYNRFIVIKRCLHFIDNATLPVPPTKLDKIIPIIEHLNKKFKSLYVLEQNIAIDESLLLWKGRLSFAQKIATKRARVGIKSYELCESRTGYLWQMEVYTGKGHAHVVQDGEPEERGQESDEPESATAQIVLNLTRPLFDKGHTLIMDNFYNAPLLSRILKVQHKTDSMGTLRLNREFVPEALKKKTKKNMKEGEVAFSTTKDLSVVVWMDKNIVAMISSFHHIEVGGIEKYGYYRYKPQVVLDYNFSMGGIDHKDQMLSAYPIERSRNIIWYKKLFRRLLNVSMHNALVMFNHNRTHALRHREFRLQLAKQLLQSSRSAAPSRSLAPAARPEPAACIRDMHLPGKNTKKQRCKLCYSAKVQRSTVWRCTTCNVNLCIVGCYTVYHINLAQTPAV; encoded by the exons ATGAGACCACGTCGGGGCTTGGGAGCGGCGAGAGGACGTGGAGCTGCTCGAGGTGGTGGTCAGAGGGGCGTCAGGGGCGGTAGGGGTGGCCGTAGGCCACGCTGTGCCCGATCTTTGCCTTTTTCACA tcTTGGAGATGAAAACGTGGAAGTGGAAACTTCTCCAGGCCCATCTGGAATTCCACAACG GCCTTCATTGACAGAGCAATTGAAAGTCGCCAAGGTGGCGAGGCTTTTGGATAAAAAGCATGAGAATTTGCTGTCTGCGGACCAAAAAAAGGAGCTGGCCAGGCTGCGCGATGGCAAGCAAGTGGGCAATTTTAAAATGCCAGATGCTCCAGAACCACA aagaggaagaggaaagggaaagGGGAAGGGCAAAGGAAGGGGCAGTGAAGACTCGCGGATGTGGAGGCCATGCCCACTTTTACCTGGGGTACCAACTGTCCCTCCTCCACGTGTACGTCAGTCGTGGGAATTGCAACAGCAACGCCCGATTG ATATCACCGCGGAGCAGGAGGGTGAGGATGATGACATCGAAAGCTATTTTCTTCCAGATATCACCGAGGATGAGGAGATGCGTCCTCCCCTCCTCGAGGATGAGGAGGCCGTTCCTTCTGCAGGGACCCCACCTCAAGCGAA GAAACGCAAGATCCAATTTTCGCCCTCGATGGGGATCATCCAGGCTACTGCATTGCCTCAAAATATCGTGCCAGCAGAGATAGAACTCCTGGGGTTTACACCTT CTTCTACCGGTACTCGAACAGCGCTTGACTCTGGAAGAAGTAATTACAGTATGG ATATCGATATAGATATGGAGCGTGACTTCATAGAGCCTGGCGAAGGCAGCGAAGTAGATGAAGGTGATTCGGCGAATATGGTCGGTATGATCGATAATTCTTTGAAACCAAGACGAATCGATGATTTTCCGATGGACTTAGACAGTATTGCTGAACATGAGGTAGTTGAGGTGATACAGGAGCTGGACAATGCTGCCGACGAAGTCCTTCGGAACGTGGTAGGACCGGAAACCGATCTGCTTCATTTTGACTGGCGAGGCGAGCCGGAAAATTTTGAGTCTGTCAGGGAAGCATTTACTGTGCCATCTACTGGACCAACGTTTGATAACGCCGATTTAATTCCCTTAGATGTTTTTTTCAAGATTTGGGATGCAGATATTATTGCTTACATCGTGCGCGAAACCAACCGCTACGGTGCTCAGCTAATAAGGTCGACCATTCCATCCAAGCCAAATTCTAGATTAAGCCGTTGGAAAGACGTCACCAGTGACGAAATCCTACGGTTTTTAGcagttttaatgttacagtcaCTAGTTATAGATTATGTGGAGCGCGAATATTGGTATGCCGTGATTGAAGAACTCCAAATAggcaattttaaagaaataatgacTTATAACCGTTTCATCGTCATCAAACGTTGTCTCCATTTTATAGACAATGCCACTTTGCCCGTGCCGCCTACCAAACTCGATAAAATCATCCCCATCATAGAGCacctaaacaaaaaatttaagtcTTTATACGTACTAGAACAAAATATAGCAATTGACGAGTCACTCCTTCTTTGGAAGGGGCGCCTCTCATTTGCGCAAAAAATTGCTACAAAAAGAGCTCGAGTAGGTATAAAGTCTTACGAGTTATGTGAATCCAGGACTGGATATTTATGGCAGATGGAGGTCTACACGGGCAAAGGGCACGCACATGTGGTACAAGACGGGGAGCCGGAAGAGCGCGGGCAAGAGTCTGACGAGCCGGAGAGTGCCACGGCCCAGATTGTGCTGAACTTAACGAGACCACTTTTTGATAAAGGCCATACATTAATAATGGACAATTTTTATAATGCGCCACTTTTGTCTCGGATCCTAAAAGTTCAGCACAAGACTGATTCGATGGGTACTCTACGACTTAACAGAGAGTTTGTCCCCGaagctcttaaaaaaaaaacaaaaaaaaacatgaaggaGGGCGAGGTGGCATTCAGCACAACCAAAGACCTCAGTGTGGTTGTGTGGATGGACAAAAATATTGTGGCAATGATTTCTTCTTTCCATCACATAGAAGTCGGCGGCATTGAAAAATACGGTTATTACCGGTACAAACCGCAAGTTGTTCTTGATTATAATTTCTCAATGGGCGGCATCGACCACAAAGATCAAATGCTGTCTGCCTATCCCATTGAGAGATCACGTAACATAATCTGGTACAAAAAATTATTTCGCCGACTTTTAAATGTATCGATGCATAATGCTCTCGTGATGTTCAACCACAACCGCACTCACGCCCTTCGTCACCGTGAATTCCGCCTGCAGTTGGCAAAGCAACTGCTGCAAAGCAGCAGATCAGCAGCACCTTCCCGGTCTTTAGCACCGGCAGCACGACCAGAACCAGCGGCATGCATACGGGACATGCACTTGCCaggaaaaaatacaaaaaaacagcGCTGCAAGCTCTGCTACTCTGCCAAAGTGCAGCGCTCGACGGTGTGGCGGTGTACCACCTGCAATGTCAATCTGTGTATCGTAGGATGCTACACCGTATACCATATCAATCTAGCGCAAACGCCCGCCGTTTAG